The Solanum lycopersicum chromosome 8, SLM_r2.1 DNA segment AGGTCACAATCCTTCGAAAAAGTcaaaatctttaataaaagtcacaatctttcgaAAATGTCACAATctttaataaaagtcacaatcaatcctccataaaaataattttttcataaaagttgcaactcttattttccattcacacattttaaaactcaacaaatttaagacaataaaaaagttttttgacttttttgttgttaaattaaagatatgcttattatatgaaaaaaaaaaaagatattattttttaaacagactaaaaagaaaataaaaaaataatttgaatctttttaccataatttaaaaatatgctTAATGTAacaaaatatcatttaatattataatctttgaatgtgaaaattaaattaggagaaaaaaatattcttttttaaatacaataataagtataaaaaataaaattaaagaaggaAGTCATAGAATAATTCCCCTACCAAATTAACAAGGTGATTTTTGACAGATCGTCCTTGTTTAATTTCAGCAATAGTTGCAAGCTCCTCTATTGATTTGTAAAACATTGAAAAGAAAACTTTAACCTTCTCAGATTTATAACCTACACTTGCATAGTCATCCCACCTgtaaataataatcatttaacacttaattTGTAAGTATTTTTGTGCgtaattaattatcaaaaacataaataagctCTAAAAATGCTAATAAGTCAAACTAAGTCAGTTTGACGAGCTTATAAATTCGAAATACCTTTCTACTAATTCAATGATGTTGAGACATTCATCTTTAGAAAAACTCTCGAAATTATCATCGACAATAGTTAGGAGCGCGATGTATTTCGTGTACATGAGACGAGCATCGGATAATTCAGGCTCGGGGATAACAATAACACCAAATATGTAACTAGCATGTATATATCGTTCTTCAAGTCCGAGTTGGTCCAATCTATAATCTTCAAACCACCTACATTCGTATACACAAAGATGTTTGATTTCACATAAAGTTTAAGAACGAAAAAAGAATTCATCGCTCATGGTGGTTGTTTTCTTACCTAAGAAGGTTAGGGCCACAATGAAGACGGATAAATAGGCATCAGGATTTGATTAGGCAAAAATGAGTTTTGAAATTTATGgtatcaaataaattataaatatctgtgtaattataaattattttattaaaagtaatttaaaattttttagttaaattgtcactaaatatatatataaaaaaaaagttattttttaaacagactaaaaagaaaaaaatatcactatATATATACCTCTTGAGTTGTTGAAGTTCTTCTCGGTGTTGAGCTTGGCATAATTCAAAGTCGTGTATTGAAAATGCTAACAAGTCCTTATTGTTAATGTTGGGTGACCtaatagagagaaaaaatttaaattagaattcgcacgacataatatataatttaattctgCTTTACCTGATATTTATGCCATTCAGTTTTATGTGTACACATaaatttaaacttgtataaagttgaacaaataaaaaaacatgtcTTACATGACAGTGAGTATAAGAGACACTCAAGTTGAtttgtattatgtcatgtagaGGAATCATATTCAACCTTTGATCGCAACTTAATTGGATTTGTATTGTTGTAGGTTTTGGATTTGTATTAATTGATTGCAAAACTTCAAACCTCACATCTAATGGGTTTGTCCACTTAATTTTGATCTAACCCAAATCCAGTTAACACATCTAATCTCATATACTTATCCCGATATTTATAGACTActtatccttttttttatatatatatattataaagtaaaaaatgagTATATGATATGACACCAACTCAATAAATATATGACATATGTTagttatatatacacattattATCATGAAATTATTGATTAATACTCCATACATTCTTCCCGTAATTTATCACTTCACTacaataatttaacataattaaacgtaaaattaaaaaaatgaatgtacGAGTGATAATGATAGATAATCATACCTATAAGCTGcttttaagattttaaaattgttCTCTTCGTATGACTttatatatcttcttttttctgCTAGATGAAATGTGGTATAAAACTTCCTCAAAGCAAGTTCCACCTAATATTTCCAAGATTagtaatagaagaaaaatatagtttcaatgtataaaatatcttgtatatacatataattcaagaaaatatcgGAAATGATATTTAGAATGTTATAGTATTATTCTATAGAATTCAAGAATGTATCGTACATGTAAGCCTTTAGCTTATATAAACTATAGGATTCAAAAGTTATATCTCTACGTTTCCAAACTTTATGTACGATATAAATTAagatacacaaaataaaatacctCTTTCTTTGACATCCTATCTATGCAGCCATTGTTTAAGAGTTTTTGCTCCATAAAAGCTCTTGTCCAATTGTTTATTTTATCCAAAATGTCATCTTTCTCATGATCAATAGCCAATTGTGATGCTTTGTGGAGTTCAAGAATTTCAACATGACTTTTATATTTCCCATTTGTTGCAAAGAAATGTTCTTCATCCACAAATTCTGCTAGTTCATCTGCAAATTAATTGAATTCATTAAGACAAACGTCGGAGTTTTTACTGATAATAACTCAGCtgattaatattttagttattatctCAAACTGTcatatgttttcttgatttcaatTTTCTTCTAACAACAAAATTGACtttctaagaaaataattattgactcgAGTTTTTAGTAACAAACCTGAGGAGACATCATAGTAGCTCATCCTTAGAAGTCGAAAAGCCATAGCACAATGGGTGACATTTGAGaaaatttcttcattcttttgttGCCATAGCCTATAAATAATTGACATTATTATAATATACTATAGGATTAACAAAATCGTAAAGGTGAAACACCTAGAGATAGCcaattataaaatatgattttgattaaCTAGATTTAATTTACCTGTATATTTCATCTAGAGCTTTCTTTATTTCTGATTTAAAATGCCGATGTACTCCAAAATTTTGAAGTGTATCAACCAAGCAAAGCAAAGAATGTATCTTTGTTGGATACATAGTGGGAACTATGAGAACATAATAGGCCAAAAAGAATGTTAGAAAGCAAAAAAcaaagatttttaattattaagcCATTAAAATAAATACCGTTTATACTTACTGACATAcgcgtgtcataatcttatccattgATCCGACATTTATTCAATGGATAAAATTGTGTCACGTGTCCCTATATTTAGTCCTCCGTTAGAATAAAGGGcatatatatgctctagtttctGGACGATAGGGGCACCAATATcccaaaaatataaagaagggTATATTCAtaccatttataataatacggggatatatttttccttttttccaaaaaaaaaaagaaaagaaaaaagaagctaTACGTACCCCAATTTTTGTGTtgtttcaagattgaattaagATATTGATAGCATTTTTGATCATGTTGATGATAAATCAAGGCAGCTGCAGTAGTGGCTGGTGAATCAAATAATGAACCATTTTGTCTTTGATGTAACTTTATCATTTCCTTCCAATCACATAATTCACCAACTCCTTCACCCATATATTCAACATTCCTtgtgaaattatttaaatatatatagtcAGAATGTAAGTGTATAAAGGTGTGTTTGGTaagaagaaatatatttttttaaaaaaatataatgatctTTTTTATCAGGTACGTACAtaagtgaaaaaattatttgtatataatttaaaaaattattattttctctagTCAGACTTAACATTGATTGAAGCAGCTGTTGGAGAGAAGGCACCAGTCAGACCtttcattaaataaagaagtcattttcttcatttataaaaaaatatgtttttctagaaaatatacTTTCCAATCGAACTTGAAAAGAAATATGTACCTTTTAATTGTTGAATCTCTTTTGCATTTCACCAAATTTACAAGATGAAGATTCAAAGGCAAATTTAAATCTAATTTCTCTGCAGATTTGATCATACTAGAAAATATAACTTCAAATCCTAGAGGTGAAATTTGATCCTTGTTGTCTACTGCCCAACCATACGTTTCAATGAAGCCAAGACCTGAAAGAAAATGAACTCACTctacaagtaaaataataataataataataaaaatacattccaacaaattatatattgtattggcataattatattttttgttaattatatatgCAGAGATATCaacaaataaagaattttatggataattatatttattttgttattttacggataattatgtgtatatactTTCACGAGGGAGTACTAGTTGTCACTTTTTCTCTTTAGTTTCTCTAATAAATCgagattattattaaataatgataatttaatttaattaatatcttCTTAAAAGACATGGTGAAATAAacgtgacaaataaaaatgaactgAAGAAACCATAATAGTGTTgaattgaacaaataaagtcTGTTAACCTCTTTTGATTTGCTCATCTCCAACTCTCCATTTGGTTAGGGCAAGCAAACATGCAAGAGTGGAAGAAAGTGAGTCCTTTAGAAGCAATGGATGGGTAGGGTTTAGTCCCCAAGATCCATcttctctttgattttcaataaTCCATTCTAAACATTGTGGAAAACATGGCTCATTTAGTGAATGTCTTGAAGGGACCATAGCTACCCATGCTGTGTCATAGGAAGAAGGAGATAACTCTAATTTCCCAAAACTTTCCCTTATTCTATCCCTTGCATCTTCGAAACCATTCTGCAATGAGAAATATATTCAGTGTAATTTTACGATTAAGATTCGAAAAAGATTTAGTGTGTATGATTGACTTGATCACCTCTAGTTTGTGAAATAGGGAGGCTGATTCTGATAGACAGTCACATCAAATTAAAGTAGTtcgaataaaataaaacaatggaAGAAAAGAAGTCTAAAACAAAATGATGTTAAAAGAATGACAAAGtgtaattaagaataaatagctactatgacaaaataatatgataatgaaaGCGCAAGAAATACTATGAAATAACAAGAATCTCCTCATTAATTAATGCtttaatactaatttttttatgagtGTCATCATTCATATCAAATAGTTTTATCttagattttatatttgttaataagaatcaataaataagtataaataataaatttcaaacaaaatagaTTATACACAATGTGGTAGAGAATATCCCActagaattataaagttaaaatcATGGATCAGGCGCACAAAGCATCTTAATTACCATTGATGAAGTGGTACTGTGGCTGCATCTTACTCTACATGATCTCTGGAAAATTGCATCtgttttcaaagaaaaagaaaaaaggtaaaCTAAAGTCAATTAGGGCATTGTgtcacaaaatataattaaatttgacTTATGTAAATGCTACTTCTtgcaatgataaaaaaatatgtgtctTACTGGATGAAATTGTTTTCCCATTGCCTAGCTTAGGATGAGAAAGGGTTATGATTGTGCTTCTATAGCCAACTATCATCCTTGAATATTATGTGTTGTTTTGGGGAGTGGAGGggtcaaaaaaagaagaaatttctcctattttgtgtttgtatttgattttgtttcctcgttataaataaatttttagcgGAGAGAAATGTTGGaaatatttctaattaaatttaatgcaaattattaatttcatcacTCAATTATTGATAGTCTTAAAAATAAGgagaaaatgtataaaatagcaaatcATTGATTCAAATTAAACAGTTGTCTTTCGTCACTCTCCATTTCTCGCTACCAGTCTCTCCCttgcctctctcactttatacaaacacaaatatacaaattacgtttgtgtttgtataaagcgaaaaAAGACtgtatatatcttttaattttgtacGCCTATCCCTCCCCCAAAGAATCTCGCTCGCCGCCCTCCCAGATCTTACCCGCcactctcgctcgcctctctaactttatacaaataaaatgtataaattgtgtttgtgtttgtataaagcaagaaaaaattgcatatacaaatataaataaacatattttcatcttatacacttataaattatacaaatacaaatcttCCTCTGCCCAGTTTTCATTTGTCTTCTCTtgttctcgctttatacaaacagagaTAATACAATtgctcgttttatacaaacagagATTATACAATtcattcttttgtatatgtatatcaaaatatacatattaatagccatagcaaacataaagtTTGCTATCAAGTGCAATTATACCAACTATAATTATTAAcaaacaaatatgatttttatgtttgttaaacCTAAAATTTACTCTAAAAAATCGTTTAATTGACTAATTGAACTTAAAATACACTCCAGTCTGCCACATGGCATATCAAGAGGTCTCAAACTTTTGTAGGAACGTGAGACTCTTAATAAAATGTCAAAAGAAGTGTTCAAATTTAGaggtattttaaatacttttctctttatattataatatggaAAGAGCtaaatggccaaaaaatttGACtagcaaattaaaaaaaattataatatttttttattttataataaattgatgtttttttccattttatagttaaaagatattaaaattaaaataacaaatttttttggccaaaaaaattTTTCCTTATAATATCTCACTTTGGTATAGACTTAATGCGTAATTAAATGTAAAAATGCACGTTATGGTATAAACTTGATGTGTAATTAAATGTAAAAATGCACGTTTTGGCCTATAAATGACtagtctttaatttttattagtcAATCATTATCGCATATCTTATGAATTTGAGCATTATTACTCTTCGATTCATGTGGACATCATACCTTTTTGTTAGAAAATGTTTCAACCTTTTATAATGAATTTtcttaatacaaatttaaaatttattttaattttaatataaatatcaaacattaaataaaataaatatcgaGAAAACAAAGCATATATAGTATCATATAGAATCTCGTGATAAGTTTTGCTGGGTATTGGCCATTACGTGGACTAATTTTTAACAATAAAtgatctctttatttttaacaagtatgattaataattaattgaaattagTGAGTTTGAAATTTTGACTTTCGTTTAGCCTATTAGCAAACCTTTAAagtcaattcaaaattaaaagttattgatttttaatcatGTTTATGAATCAAACGTGATCAAAAGGTTAAAATCAACTGTCTcccaaataattttaataaactcGAGATGATTTGAAATCTTTTTCAGCCAATAGTTATATTTTCCAATGTCATGTTATTAAAAACTTGAGGCTAATTCCATCCTGTAATTTATGACTATAGTTATAGTTATCTTAGACTCTTAGCTGCGCTATAGTCAGACttgatattattaaaaagtGTGCGACTCTGATTTTTCAGATATGACGATTTGAGAAAATTGATAATCTAGAAGGCTATATCatgaaaaaattgtaagaaTGATTGAAAGataataagaatattttgaaatatctcAACCCTACCACAAAGTTTTACCaacctattttcttttatatagaTATGAGCATATGACACGTGGAAAATACAATTATAGCAAGTAGTTAGGGGtgaataaatattgaattttaaaggGAATAATCAATGGACGATATCACTCTTTCAATTAAATAAAGGGATAATTGTATagaatgataaattaataaaataagataaatatagTAGCTATCGTTTGATTTATTGTGTTCTATAGCAAATTGTGTGTTAGTTCCTCTCTCCCTCatattctcgctcgccactctccctctctcacTCGATTCCTTCACtcgtctctctcgctttatacaatagaattgtgtaaattatgtttctaattgtataaagcgagagaaaaattgtatatacaaatgcaaattcATAAATCTccgtcttatacacttataattatacaataaaagtacttcactgcccaagtctcttttttctttctctctttctcattttatacaaattcaaaattgtatataatttttctctttctcgttttatacaactagattcaattgtatattctctgtccaagtctcttttgcctttctccctttttcgttttatacaaattcaaattgtatataatcgtcctacacacttataattatgcaaataCAAATCTTCCTTTGCCCAATTTTCGTTTGTCTTCTCTTGTTCTCGCTTTGTACAAATAAAGATTATACAATTGCTCGCTTTATACTAACAGAGATTTTACAATtcattcttttgtatatgtatatcaaaatatacatattaatagccatagcaaacataaagtTTCCTATTCAAGCACAATTATACCAACTATAATTATTACatacaaaaatgatttttatgtttgttaaacCTAAAATTTACTCTAAAAAATCGATTAGTTGACTAACTGAACTTAAAATACACTCCAGTCTGCCACATGGCATATCAAGTGGTCTCAAACTCTTGTAAAACGTGAGACTCATAATAAAATGTCAAAAGAAGTGTTAAAAACACCCCTTAAGTTGACGAGAATTTGGGATTGTATATCACTGATGTGGCAAGATCAAGGGTATATATGTTTAAGTTCAATTTGTCAAGTAGAGAGTAGTTTTAATGTTGTCAATAATTCGGAGTCAAACCTATTATTCACACCAAATTTAGaggtattttaaatatttttctctttatattataatatggaAAGAGCTAAATGGACAAAAAATTTGACTAGAAagttaaaaaaactataatatttttttattttataataaactgatttttttccattttataattaaaagatattaaaattaaaataacataaaaaaatatcgtTGTGTCCAAATTTTTTGGCCAAAAAGATTTTTTCTATATCTCACTTTGGTGTAAAGTTGATGTGTAATTAAATGTAAAAATGCACGTTTTGTCCTATTAGCAAACCTTTAAagtcaattcaaaattaaaagttattgatttttaatcatGTTTATGAATCAAACGTGATCAAAAGGTCAAAATCAACTGTCtcccaaataatttttataaaatcgagatgatttgaaatttttttcgtCCAATAGTTATATTTTCCAATGTCATGTTATTAAAAACTTGAGGCTAATTCCATTCTGTAATTTATGACTATAGTTATAGTTATCTTAGACCCTTAGTTGCGCTATAGTCAAACTTGATAACTATAAAAAAGTATGTTACTCTGATTTTCACATATGacgatttgaaaaaaattgatgatctAGAAAGCTATATCATGAATAAATTGTAAGAATAATTGAAAGataataagaatattttgaaatatctcAACCCTACCACAAGTTTTACCaacctatttttctttatatagatATGAGCTATATGACACATGGAAAATACAATTATAGTAAGTAGTTAGGGgtgaatttatattgaattttaaaggGAATAATCAATGGATGatatcttttttacttttttttcttttatcactAAAAGTGCATTCATTGTAGACTAAAACACATTAAATAGAGTATTATATCCTTTCCTCATACATGGTccctcattttcttcttctaaaaataattggattataatatatgttattttataatatttatgcaTAAGATACcatatttttctcattatatccttattgattaattaattaatcttaaaaatatgtttactTTGACTAATCTTGAAAATCTATAACTTATTAAATAAGGccatagaaataaaattatcttatttCCTGTTGCAAGTACAAATGgaaaaaatgacttataatatgggacggagggagtaattaataatttctGTCTAATACACCTTGACAAGAGAGATGTCAAGGTGCGTGATACAGAATTATATAGGCCGATGAAGAcggatcaaaagaaaaaaaactgatagatatttatgttgataagATTTTAAAGAAAGGTTGCATCTGACATTTTAGATAAATAAGTAAAGTGAAAGAGCAATATTAAGTGAAAGGTGTATTCGTTCTTTATTGGTATTATCAGTTATTTAGGAGATAATTGATTTAGCAATTTTTAGTCTTTATCTATTGGATACATACTATATAAAACATAACACAAATTCATAACTTACACTTTTGAACTTGGTGATGGCGTAGTTCAGGGGTGTTAAATAGTGGGTTgggttgaaattgaaaatattacaaTGGGTTTGAATAGAAATTGGGTTGGGTTAGACCCGCCCAAATTTACTTTGAACTCAAATGAGCTAAAAAtaggttgggtcttgacccgctcaatttgacccgattaatcttagttatttaacatattgatatttaacttttataatcacaatttgaagcTCCgttcaagaattttttgttaaaaaaagtaacaaatagatagataaatcataaaaaaagcaACAAATCGATAATAATTCATACTGTAATTATAGGAACATATCTTAATACTAAGTTCTAAAAcgggttgaaattggagattgaattAGGCTCAATTGAGAATTCTCTTCAAATAGGTTAAGCTTGAATGGGTCGAGATTgaacccaattcaaattatcttgagcccAACCCTTAAAATTCTGGGCGGATTGGGCATGTTACCATGTTTGGGTTCATTTTTAACGCCCCTAGCGTAGTCGAAAGAAGTCAATCCATGAGGTTTGTAAAACCAATGCGAATAATTTACTCTACCATTGAGCTTGTTAGTCATATGGTGTAGCAAAATGGTAGATTATCgaaaaaaatcttaattatgcttcatagttataatttgttaattacaattagtagctacatgttatatagaggagagtggcgagagagattgggagaggaaaGAGAGAAGTGAGTAAGACAAggtagagagtgggagagaggagAACTGCGTATGCATATTTGtcaaaataattgtatatatgtaactgGTATACATACGTATTTGTATATCTGGCGAGTGAGGAGAGGGAAGAGAGAAGCGAGCGAGATTGGAAGAGGAAAGAGAGAGCCGAGCGAGAGAGGAaataaacataaacattaacAACCCTATATAGAACTATTGATCAAGATAGAACTATTGATTAAAAGAGTCATACCATAATTCTATTTAAACACCACCTCCCTTGTTTCActtcacaataaaataaatttgagtaaTAAAGCATGAGTTCTTTGGTTCTTCAATGTTGGAAATTATCATCTCCATCTCTGATTTTACAACAAAATACATCAATATCCATGGGTGCATTCAAAGGTTAATTACTTATGGGAATTAATTACTCCAGTAGTTTTTGTTCATACCTTATATACGtacacatgaaaaaattaaCTATTAATATTGTAGGTattcataaacttcaaatcCCAAATTCGCCTATGACAGTGTCTGCTCGTGGACTCAACAAGATTTCATGCTCACTCAACTTACAAACCGAAAAGCTTTGTTAtgaggataatgataatgatctTGATGAAGAACTTATGCCTAAACACATTGCTTTGATAATGGATGGTAATAGGAGAAGGGCAAAGGATAAGGGTTTAGAAGTATATGAAGGTCACAAACATATTATTCCAAAATTAAAAGAGATTTGTGACATTTCTTCTAAATTGGGAATACAAATTATCACTGCTTTTGCATTCTCTACTGAAAATTGGAAACGATCCAAGGTATTTGCTTTCGTACATTTTACATTctctgtcccaatttatgtggTGTTCATAATCGTATTTTAATTTTCAGACTCAGATATTTTCCTGCATGTTCttcatgtttttaaaaaaattatgacttgtTCTTTTAAGATATGTATAGTTTAAATAAAGTGGATTTAGCTAGGAACTTTATCAATAACTTGCTCGTActtaacataaaattcatagcTAATTCATCGTAAATAGGATTAAcaataaatttcattatttagctatataatttatttttcgaTAAATCTTGTTTTGCATAGTAATTTTGACATATTCTCTTTTACCTGGCTactaaaattattaaagtttGTGAAAAATATGATCATAATATTAACTATTTAAACTACCATCCTGTTTCAGTGAACTTATAAAAAGCGCTTTCAAGTAtatcttctcaaaaatatttttggagaaaCACTACTTTTTTTAGCTACTCAATAGCTTATGCAACTCGATCCCTAGCTTAAAAGTTTTGATCaagcactttttttttaaacgaaCATTTTTTACCTCTTAAAATCCCAATTACAGAACTCTTAAAATTTGAATGATACCATAAAAAATTAGATGGAGGGAGTATTATATTTCTACGAGTACAATGATttcatatatatagagagagtcAGATTTTTATACTAAACGTTGCTTAAGTATTTTGATGTATGGGGTGAAAAATGTAAATCTTTTTTAGCTCTGAGAGAAATTTAATTTGTTcgttttgttttaatttgaattaagaaGTTTAACAAGTAATGaagactttaaattttattaaaacttaaattaaagatatgtcAAATACATCTaagtatcttttaattttatgattcttAAGATGCGAAGTTTGAATTAACGATTCactaaaagaggaaaaaattcATTCCTTTTGAAAtgaactaaaacaaaaaaaatatttccttatataatgtaaattaattaaataaaaatatttttgattaatattttgatctaaaaatattttcgtCAATAGTTAATCTAAAACACTCCTATTATTACGTAATGagtcaaaaatgtcattttcccaaataagtatattgtatttgtttagttttaaacacatttttttggtaataataATTCTTCTATTAGCAAATACTTATCCTTCTTCTATtcgaaaaagattaaaaaatacaaatacattCTATTTTGTTAGTGTTTTAAATTGTTATAGAAACAAAATTAATGATGagattattatgatattttaatataaaatccaTTTTATCAATCAAACAAAGGTACATTTAGTATTCTATTTTGATTGATAAAATGAGAATAAGAAGTAAAATGCCTCCTTATTTCTTAGTTGGAGTAAATCTAAAGGAAAAAACAAACAAGAATAAAAATTCTTACTGAGTAAATTtttattaggaataaaa contains these protein-coding regions:
- the LOC138337675 gene encoding beta-phellandrene synthase (neryl-diphosphate-cyclizing), chloroplastic-like — protein: MIVGYRSTIITLSHPKLGNGKTISSNAIFQRSCRVRCSHSTTSSMNGFEDARDRIRESFGKLELSPSSYDTAWVAMVPSRHSLNEPCFPQCLEWIIENQREDGSWGLNPTHPLLLKDSLSSTLACLLALTKWRVGDEQIKRGLGFIETYGWAVDNKDQISPLGFEVIFSSMIKSAEKLDLNLPLNLHLVNLVKCKRDSTIKRNVEYMGEGVGELCDWKEMIKLHQRQNGSLFDSPATTAAALIYHQHDQKCYQYLNSILKQHKNWVPTMYPTKIHSLLCLVDTLQNFGVHRHFKSEIKKALDEIYRLWQQKNEEIFSNVTHCAMAFRLLRMSYYDVSSDELAEFVDEEHFFATNGKYKSHVEILELHKASQLAIDHEKDDILDKINNWTRAFMEQKLLNNGCIDRMSKKEVELALRKFYTTFHLAEKRRYIKSYEENNFKILKAAYRSPNINNKDLLAFSIHDFELCQAQHREELQQLKRWFEDYRLDQLGLEERYIHASYIFGVIVIPEPELSDARLMYTKYIALLTIVDDNFESFSKDECLNIIELVERWDDYASVGYKSEKVKVFFSMFYKSIEELATIAEIKQGRSVKNHLVNLWLELMKMMLMEQVEWWTSKTIPSIEEYLSVTSITFGSKLFLLSIQYFLGIKISKDLLESDEICGLRKCSGRVMRILNDLQDSKKEQKEGSINSVTLLMKSMSEEEAVMKTKEILEMNKRELLKMVLVQKKGSQLPQLCKDIFWRSIKWAYFIYLQTDGFRIEEEMKNHIDEVFYKPLNH